In Zingiber officinale cultivar Zhangliang chromosome 9B, Zo_v1.1, whole genome shotgun sequence, the genomic window AATTTAGGgggaaaataatattttgttagtGTTAAATTATTAAGTTGGTTAAATAGTAAAGTGCTACATATTGATTTCCTATGATTCATCTTACTTTTCAGGTTTATCCGGCAGTAAATGGAAGTTTTATGGAGTTGGATGTACTTTTCAGATTTATCCGATAGAAATTTTTGTGGGTCGGACTCGGACATACTTTCATTACGGGGTCAGACGTACCCAATGGAAATCTTTGTGCACTCCGGGAGATTAGAATGAAGGTAGACATACTGTGTGCTTCAATAAATCCATTCCAGTATTTATCAGAAACCCTAGTGGACTGTCCGTTGCTGTGTGGATCTGGCGAGGAGAAATCGAGAGATGCGGTTCGTGGATTCATCAGTTTCGCTTCTCGCCACTTGCGGCGGCGACACCGTCAAGCTCTTCGACGTCACGGTGGATGCCGGCGATCCCTGCACCCTCAGCTACACGCCTTCCCCCGGATCTCAAATCAACTCCGTCAAGTGGAACCACACCAGTAAAAACGCTTTCCCGCCTCGTTTTATATCGCACTATCTGTTTGCTTCCTCTTTGCTGTGCATTTCTGTTATGCTTGTGTCGGAGGGTTTTGTTTGCTCGATTTTAGCCTCTCTTTTTTTCCCCCCGATAGTCTGGGATGCGTTACTCTCTGAAGCAAAATTACTAGGAAACTGCGTATCTGCATTTTTTTACTTCTCTTGGAAATTTGTTGCTTTGCCGTGAATCTACACTATTCGAATTGTATAAGGGCATGTTTCATCCTTGCCTAGTGCCGTCAGAATTTAATTTTCCCATGACTCATCATTCAAGTTTATTTTGTATCTtgtataacttagttaattttgttaATCCAGCGGATGGTGGCTGACTTTCACGGTGGAAAAATCTTACTAAAGTTTAATCTTTGTTCGTGCAGACCTAGTGGTTGCTAGTGCTGGTGACGATAAAAAGATATCACTTTGGAATAAAAATGGCCAAAGTATGGGATCCTTTCCTTCTCACGGCAGCGACCTTGCTGATGACATTGAGGTAGCTCATTGTTTGCTCATTAATTTGTTCTATTGTGATCAATACATCTGGTTTTCTGGAAATTTACAGATGCCCGGATGGCATTCAAATCATTTACTGCATTTTTTTCCCCTCTGTCTCTCTGGTTTACATCTTTTCTTCAGTTCAACCACTGTTAATGATTATTCTAGAGTGACCTGCGTGTCTCTGGTTAATTGTTAGTGAATTGATTTCTACTAGAATGTCCTGCATGGAGTCAGTAGCATTGCTACCAATTTCTTTTCCATCTAAATCATGGAcaaaataaataaactaaaagCACTGGAACTGTTGGCACGATAGAAATTGCCACCTTCTTGCTATGCTGTGTCTGGGTATTTGCTTCCATCAATATTTTCTTCGAACAATCACCATTGTTCGTTTGACTCCCTTATGAATTTTAGCATACATGTTGAacaaataagaagaaaatagcTAGCATATCTCTTTTGCTAGGTAGGTTATTTCTTTTCATCTAATTGTACAGCAATGTCTGCCAATATAGCATAAGTCTGACTTTGACTTTTACAGTTGATGACTTTGCAAAAATTGCTTATTCTGATGTTACacattgaagaaataagagacttAAAAGCTAGATTTTCTCCTTTTCtaggtagttttttttttctttgcgtTTGAGTGCAGAGCATGGAAAATGTTGCTTGTAAACATAGAATGAGTACAGCTTGATTATTCTGCAAGTTTACACTTGATGGTAAAAATTAAGAGAAATTTTATGGCTGTGCCGTGTTTCGATATTTGCAATTGTAATAATATGAATCCTTTACGTTATTTTTGTATGTTTCATTGTGATGCTAAGTACCGCTCCTGAGCCTTGTTTCCCCTTGTTGTGATTAGGGACAAATTAGTGCATACTGGCAGTCTGGGTGACTATACCTGTATTTTTTTTAGTAAGCTAACCGATTCTGATTGATGCCTAACAGGACCTAAATGACAATATGGCCAGGGGTTTAAGTAATAAAAACACTTCTTATCTGTGTAATTATGAGTGCATAATATATCAaacattttaaagatttttttacttttctctattttgtaggaatccATAAATTGTATCAGCTTTAGTAATAAAAGTTCTagatatctttgctctggaggaaGTGGGCATATTGTCAAAATATGGGACCTGCAGAGGAAAAGGTGCATCAAACGGTTGAGTGGTCATACTGACACAATTACAGGTGTAATGTACAACTGCAAAGATGAACATTTAGCATCCATCAACGAGAAGGGGGATCTCATACTTCATTATCTTGCTTCCGGAACACGGGCTGAACTCAAGGATCCAAATGGGCAGGTTATTGGctgtcaaatattttgaaaattccaaACTTTCGCTCTACTAACATCTTTTTTGGTTTAACATGAATCTGTATCGGTGATGCGATTGCAGGTACTAAGAGTACTTGATTATTCTCGATTTAGTCGACATCTTTTGTCAACAGCTGGGGATGATGGATCTGTTCATATTTGGGATACAACTGGTCGCAGACCAAAGGTtagtaaaataatatttcttaatCTGCTAAAATGAAGGAGAAATTGTATTTGTTCCCTGCATTCACTAAAAAATTGATCTCCATTCACTCTGGCTCTTGGTGTCAGGTTTCTTGGTTGAAACAGCATTCTGCCCCAACAACTGGTATTTGCTTCTCTCCATCAAGTGACAAGGTATTATCTTCCTAGGAATCTATTAAATGATTTGGATTTCTGGTGGATAATTATACATGGTTTGGCTAGTTTTGTTGGATGGGAGGTGCTTGTTCTATAGAAAATCAATGGCCATTATATCCTGACTTGTTTTCCCTGTAGATTATTGTTACAGTTGGTCTTGATAAAAAGTTGTATATGTTTGATTCTGGAACAAAAAGACCCTCATATTGCATGCCTTTTGAGGCACCCTTCTCATCGCTGGCATACTGTGATGATGGTAATCTATTGGCTGCTGGGACAAATAATGGACGTGTAGTATTCTATGATGTTCGAGGGAAACCTCAACCTTTCACAGTTCTTCGTGCATACAGTAGTTCAGAGGTAAGATATCTTATCTGCCAAGAATAGCATGCATTTCATAGTCATCTTGATTCTTTTTTTCACTGCTTCATTAAATAGTCTATTTATATGCTGATGATAGCATGCCTTTCATAGTCATGTTTGTTCTTTTTATGCTAAACAATCCTGTCAGGTCATGCAGAACATGCAAGCATATAGATGCTGCAAAGGTTTTTATTAGTTTATTTGATCTCATATGACAGATTTAGATTCAATTTCATCAAGTAATCTGAGAAAATCACACGTTTGGGTTTTATATTATTAGATCACAGGCAGTGCACATAGATAAAAAAATCTATCTTTCTGAATAAAGATTGATTGAAAATTACATCTGTGCTAGTTTATTGATACATGTTATGATGCTTGATTAGCCTTGTGAAACAAATTATAAGTGAGAACAGATATAatatatttctgtgatatttAAAGAAGTGTTTTCACTGTGATTTTGGGTATTCATCAAAGtttaataaataaagaaatcaaTGAAGTAAGCCTATATGAAATTCTTAGTATATTGTTATTTAATTGTTTTCCCTACCACTAAAGTTGGACCTTCACTTCAGGCAATCATAAACCTGTGTTGGCAACGGACAAAGCCAGTTGTTGTAAATGAAAAAAATTGTACTGCTGAAACTGCTCTTCTGGGGGGCAGTAGTGAAGATTCTGTGCTTATGCCAGATCCCTTGCCTTCTGTTGCAGTGTCTAAGTTTTCATCCACATCGGTACTGCCTAGCCTACGTGCTTCAAATATCAGTGGATCATCAATTTCAATTACATCAAACATATCCACAGCTGATGAAACTCCTCATAGAAGTCGCTTATGGCCAGGTGGAACACTGCCAAAGCTACATGCACGGTCTAGTTATGATTCAAAAGATGACATGGATGTTTTTTCTCCACTGGTTGATGTCCAGCCAATTACATCATCACTTGGTAGTTGGTGGAATGATAATGATGAAATGAAAAAAGACCAAACATTTGTTGATAAAAAGTCGACattattttcatcctcaaggaGATATCCATTACCCGATGGGACCACTGATTCACATCCAATTTCAGATTGGAGATCTATTGCAACCTCAAGACAGGTATTATAGTCAATATCAATTGATTTGTACATATTTGTTTTCGACTGCTTAATACAGTCTTAATAGTTGTAAGAAAGACTTTTGCTGCATTCTAGGTTTTTTCAAATTCGAGGTGGATTCCTATTATCTAGCTGCAAGTAAATTATCTTTTTTGTAGTCTTGTGCTTGAAAGTAATGTGTATTTGTTGAAAACCTGGATCGAGATAAATTTATGGTGTTCTGACAAATTATTCTCTTTATTGTATATGTTATTATGGAATTATGGAATTATGGAACACTCAGACATTCGATGATGGAAAAAAACTGTTGGGCATTCATAAATACATGATTCATACACTCTCTTTCAGTATCAAACACTGGACAACCCacttttttatcttaaaattgAGGTGAAGCAACAACCATGCTTATTGGTGTGAAGCTGCTCTCTGTTTCTCTTTTTCCATCTCTTTGGAAGATTATTTGAACTAATCAATCAGACAGTTTGTCAGGACACCAAAGAAAACACTCATCTGCACCTGACATTTTAACTTTACTGTGCAGTTCACTTGCTAGTGCAGTCTTCCATATCCCCTTCTTGTCATTGTTTTATTATCTTAGCAATAGAAAACAAGATGCCTTTATTGTCTTATCCTAAAACTTTGGAAACTAAGTTCTCAGTAAATTTTGCAGGATGACAACTCGCCTATTCAACCACTGGCTGCAAAAAATTTCACACAAACAAAGAGTGAGATATTCATTCCTCAACCTCCTGGGAACACATTGCCGGACAAATCAACCAGCATCCGCCAACCAATTTCATCATCTCGTTTCTTGCCTCCTGTATCATTTGACTCTGGGGCCATCTCTGCAGGCCCATATGATTCATCTTCATCTCTTAATGCCTCCAAGAACTCTTTGATTAGTCCTGCATTAAATTCCTTGGATCTTCAAAACAAAATCTTCAATGATTCTGGTTCAGCATCATTGGAACCTTCATCTGTTTACGGTCATCCTTCTACCATCATCTCCTCAGGGGCTAAAACAATAGGATCGTTAGCTAACCCTGATTTCTCAGGAACTGTATTCTCAGGTCTTCCACGAAGACACTTGACTAGTTCTGAGAGAACAAGCACCAGTTCCGTCTTTAGTGACAGTGTGGTATCAGCTATCAGTTCACCCAAATCAAAAAAAACTGGGCAAGAAACCAAGGAAGAATTGGTGAATAGCCTATTGTCAAGACAAGATGCATCTGCATCAGTCGGTTTAGCATCAGGGAGTTTGCAGGCATCTAATGTAACAACCTCACATTCAAGCATGTGCTCACAACTGTAATTTTGGCCAACAAATTATTAGTTGTGCTTTTCTTTTTTCATCAGGTAGCGATGCATCAACCTTCATGGTCATCAGGTCACTCAGATCAACAAATTGGGGCTTCATTTTCTCTTCAACTAGCCCAACGCACTCTTGAAGAGACTTTGGAATCAGCACAAAATCCCATGCTTGAAGCTGTGAGAAATGTTCACATAGAGATCCTTAGACAATTCCACATGCAGGAGGTACTTCTTGCTtataataatttcaatttctGATATTTTTATCCtattgaaattattattatttttatttctatttctatttcatACAAATTCCCCAATAGTATCTATCTTTGAAAGACCTTTTCAAGACTTGGTTTATGGGGTTTCAAATTCTTAAAGAGATACACTGGGATGATAGAAATATGAGTGGTTTGGGGGGTTCATTGACACAAATAATCGAATAGTTTCAACTGGCATGTGTTAAGTGTGACAAAGGAGATAATGAGTTTGGGTCATTTTGTAAGTGTGCAAATGGGATTGAAGTGAGTCAAAATGGTATTGTATACTCTATGGTAGAAATGAGTGAGTTTACCATTTGAGTTTGTCCTTTTTAATTTTAACCTTCAACCATTCAAGGTGGCATGCACTCTTCTTTCACCAAGGTGTATGTTTTGGACAGAAaatgaagcatccaatcatgtcaatgttttaagcaacctaaaagttattttttataaGCAATCATAGTATGATTGACATCCTTTCCCTCCCTGATAGCTACGAGTGACTCTGCATTTAGCCAAAGACAAGTTGTCTATGGATGCCCTTCGACTCCATTCCACGTTCTCTCTCCTTCCTTCTAATTTCATTGCATTGTAGCACCCCTTCACCTCTTGCATCTATATTGCGGTGCAGTCACATTGATTGAGGTAGTATAGGGATCACTGGCATGTTAGACTTAGAGGAAGAAATCCACTATGTGTCCACCTAGGCGGTTTGGTCCTAGCCCAATCTAGGTCCCATCTCCAACttaataaacaaaacaaaaggtCATCTTAAGAGAAAAATACCATTGAAAGGAAGGTCAACAAGAAAATCAAGACAATCATGGTAATTATTAAtatgatttaattttgaaattaccaTTGTTGTCCCTTTCAACATCTCTCTTCTCTCATAACCTATGTGAACTCTTTGCCCCAAGAGTAGATATAGAAACTTAACCTATTATTTTCTTGGGATCTCTTGTGTGATTGACTTTCCAAATATCATCTTCCTCTCTCATactaaaatcaattgaaactcAGTCTCCTGTCACCATTTCTTTCCTCTCAAAGCATATGTTGAAACTTGTAATCTCATTTGTTTTTGCAACACTTTCTCTCGCTTCATTGGTTGGAATCTCAAATAACATTATTTCTCTTATTAGTGCCACTCATATTTCTCCTTTCGTAGGTAGATGTTGGGACATTACTTGGTCTCGTCTCTTACGTCATCTCCTTATCTCTAGAGTAATATGGATTTGACTTGGTCTCtttcttgattattttttttttgtatcctCCACGACTTGTTATTTTGTGAACTTTGGTACCTATCCGATGATAGCTTCAACTTGAGATAGAGTTAAGAAGATTATACTTGAGAAGATTTCATGTATTTTAAAGATCAAATCAATCGAGTCAAAGTCTCTATTGATGATCGTGAATAACAATGAGCGGTCCAGGCATTCACTAACTTTAGTTGGGAGCTTGTGTTAGATTTCTCAATTGTCATGCTAGCATTGCATCTTTGATGAGAGTTTTTGTGAaactttctgtttttttttcgATAAGCTAGACATTGATTAATGTGCCAATCCAACTTGATTCAGAATATGAGTGTGATTCATCCGCTCACTCACTCACTCACTTTTGGCAATATTAGGATTGAGGGGACATGAGAGAAATAAGAGTCGCCTCAGCTCCACATCAGTTTAAGGTCGTCTCAGGTTTGATCATGTATCTTGGGGATACTGAATGTGTCATATTTTGGATCAGATTGTGTTTCCCGTTGCTCATCTATATGTGACAGAAGAAATGTAGTTATTGCTCAAAAGGTTgtcttcaaattattttttccttgttGTCAAGGCTACCCTAACTACAGTGACTACCACATTAAACGTTGTCTGTCCATTTAATTCGCTTGTTTTCCTCGACAAGATAAATAATCAAAATCATACAAGCTAATTCCTCGCAATAGTGTCTCCGCAAACAGTTCCTTTGCTCGTCTTCTTTGTCTGTTCCACACTTTTTTCTTGATGTTGGATTTTGTATTTCAACTTCTTTATGATAAACATTGCCAAGGTCACTTTTTTTTCTTGATGTTGGGTTCTATATTTCAATTTCTTTACAACAGATATTGCCAGGATCACTCTTTTCTTATGTTCGGTTCTGGATTTCAACTTCTTTACAATAGACATTGCCAGGATCACCATTGCTAAGGGGAAAAAACTTCAGTTCTTTGGCTTTCTATTAGTCTTTCAGTTTTTTCTCATCAACCTATCTTCATCATCTTATTGATGTGAGATTCAAATCGCTTTTCTTGCCATTTGATGTCTATATTTCTTTCTTCTTGGATCCAATTATATGCTTGAATACTTCTTTAAAATGATCTGGAAAATAATTTATGTCGAACCTCATAACGAGTTTTAAACAAAAGGAAGCTTATCTACAAGAAACCTAGCTATTTCTGTTCTTGTCACTGCTTGCTGAACTTGTATATGCCGCACAGTGAAGCTTTTGTGTAGGTCAGAAATATTACCATGTTTAGAAGTTACAAGCGTGATTCAAGCTGGCAAATAAGTCCCTTGTGGAATTTCTTTCTACTGTGAAATTTCATTGTTATTATTTTCCTTTTTGATAACAGATGCAAATGT contains:
- the LOC122023472 gene encoding protein NEDD1-like — protein: MRFVDSSVSLLATCGGDTVKLFDVTVDAGDPCTLSYTPSPGSQINSVKWNHTNLVVASAGDDKKISLWNKNGQSMGSFPSHGSDLADDIEESINCISFSNKSSRYLCSGGSGHIVKIWDLQRKRCIKRLSGHTDTITGVMYNCKDEHLASINEKGDLILHYLASGTRAELKDPNGQVLRVLDYSRFSRHLLSTAGDDGSVHIWDTTGRRPKVSWLKQHSAPTTGICFSPSSDKIIVTVGLDKKLYMFDSGTKRPSYCMPFEAPFSSLAYCDDGNLLAAGTNNGRVVFYDVRGKPQPFTVLRAYSSSEAIINLCWQRTKPVVVNEKNCTAETALLGGSSEDSVLMPDPLPSVAVSKFSSTSVLPSLRASNISGSSISITSNISTADETPHRSRLWPGGTLPKLHARSSYDSKDDMDVFSPLVDVQPITSSLGSWWNDNDEMKKDQTFVDKKSTLFSSSRRYPLPDGTTDSHPISDWRSIATSRQDDNSPIQPLAAKNFTQTKSEIFIPQPPGNTLPDKSTSIRQPISSSRFLPPVSFDSGAISAGPYDSSSSLNASKNSLISPALNSLDLQNKIFNDSGSASLEPSSVYGHPSTIISSGAKTIGSLANPDFSGTVFSGLPRRHLTSSERTSTSSVFSDSVVSAISSPKSKKTGQETKEELVNSLLSRQDASASVGLASGSLQASNVAMHQPSWSSGHSDQQIGASFSLQLAQRTLEETLESAQNPMLEAVRNVHIEILRQFHMQEMQMFELHKTVLEKLEELMKEVQSLRRDNQQLR